The following coding sequences are from one Humulus lupulus chromosome X, drHumLupu1.1, whole genome shotgun sequence window:
- the LOC133805243 gene encoding mannan endo-1,4-beta-mannosidase 7-like yields MQYKGRRFSPYHSFTTSFPNKLSYHIRRERERERKKMMKESWGVVVCALVLLFQQALSEDGFVKTRGVQLVLNGVPFYANGFNGYWLMYMASDPSQRDKVSTAFQEAKSHGLSIARTWAFSDGGYRPLQYSPGSYNEQMFQGLDFVVSEASKNGIKLVLSFVNNYENFGGKKQYVEWARNQGQSISSEDDFFSNSLVKQYYKNHVKTVVTRKNTFTGVAYKDDPTIMAWELINEPRCSSDPSGNTIQAWITEMASYVKSIDGNHLLEAGLEGFYGPSKQQTNPNFQVGTDFIANNQITGIDFATVHSYPDQWLSGSSSEAQLAFLKKWLDDHISDAENVLQKPVLFAEFGKSGSNQRDELFNTVYDAIYSSASGGGAAVGGLFWQLLTEGMDSFRDGYEVVLSEGSSTASLITQESQKLSHIRKMYARLRNVEKWKKARDIRRAQWLALHKPNGSGN; encoded by the exons atgcaatacAAAGGGCGGAGATTTTCTCCATATCATTCATTTACTACATCTTTTCCTAATAAACTTTCATACCACAttcggagagagagagagagagagagaaagaaaatgatGAAGGAGAGTTGGGGAGTGGTTGTGTGTGCCCTTGTTCTGCTTTTCCAGCAAGCTCTTTCAGAAGATGGGTTCGTGAAAACGAGAGGAGTACAGCTAGTTTTGAATGGAGTCCCTTTCTATGCAAACGGGTTCAATGGGTACTGGTTAATGTACATGGCCTCTGACCCATCACAAAGAGATAAAGTTTCAACTGCTTTCCAAGAAGCCAAGAGTCACGGCCTTTCAATAGCAAGAACTTGGGCCTTCAGTGATGGAGGATACAGGCCTTTACAGTACTCCCCTGGCTCATACAACGAGCAAATGTTCCAG GGGTTGGATTTTGTGGTATCTGAAGCTAGTAAGAATGGGATAAAGCTGGTGTTGAGCTTTGTGAATAACTATGAGAACTTTGGAGGAAAGAAACAATATGTGGAGTGGGCAAGAAATCAGGGGCAATCCATATCATCCGAAGATGATTTCTTCTCCAACTCTCTTGTCAAGCAATACTACAAAAACCATGTCAAA ACGGTAGTTACAAGAAAAAACACTTTCACTGGAGTTGCTTACAAGGATGATCCAACCATAATGGCTTGGGAGCTTATTAACGAGCCACGGTGCTCTTCAGATCCATCAGGAAATACTATTCAG GCTTGGATTACAGAGATGGCATCTTATGTGAAATCTATAGACGGGAATCACTTGCTTGAAGCTGGTCTAGAAGGCTTTTATGGCCCATCCAAACAGCAAACTAATCCAAATTTTCAAGTAGGGACAGATTTCATTGCTAATAATCAGATCACTGGCATTGATTTTGCTACCGTTCACTCATACCCTGATCAATG gttatctggttcaagttccgAAGCCCAGTTGGCGTTCTTGAAGAAATGGCTAGACGATCACATTTCAGATGCCGAAAATGTCCTCCAAAAGCCTGTTCTCTTTGCCGAGTTTGGTAAGTCTGGCAGCAACCAAAGAGACGAGCTTTTCAACACGGTTTACGACGCCATATACTCGTCGGCGAGTGGCGGAGGCGCCGCCGTGGGTGGGCTTTTCTGGCAGCTTCTGACAGAAGGAATGGACTCTTTTCGAGATGGATATGAGGTCGTTTTGAGTGAGGGTAGCTCAACGGCTTCTTTGATTACCCAAGAGTCTCAAAAGCTTAGTCATATTCGAAAAATGTATGCTCGATTGAGAAACGTTGAGAAGTGGAAAAAAGCCAGGGATATTCGGAGGGCTCAGTGGTTGGCTTTGCACAAGCCCAATGGCTCagggaattaa